A single region of the Gemmatimonadota bacterium genome encodes:
- a CDS encoding PLP-dependent transferase: protein MRTGIADDARGAVIPPLYLTTNFRFEEIGKEPEFDYTRSNNPTRRTLTDLIAGLEGGTSATATSSGMSAVTLVLQLLKPGDLVVMAHDCYGGTLRLLTALASKGHFDLVCGDLTRADSLASLLEREPRLIWAETPSNPLLRLTDLKALVAGAREIDAITVVDNTLLSPARQRPLDFGIDIALHSTTKFINGHSDVIGGAVATRSAELGEELDWWANALGITQSPFDCYLALRGARTLFARMNQHEDNGRAIAGALRGHPAVTAVHYPGLPDDPGHELALEQQSGFGSMVSFELAGGREALDDFTGGLRHFTLAESLGGVESLISHPATMSHGAVEARERSAAGIEDGLLRISAGIEATEDLTRDIERALALVTPGVTGPPAGANSDQGRSLTAAAT, encoded by the coding sequence GTGCGCACCGGCATCGCCGACGACGCCCGCGGCGCGGTCATTCCGCCGCTCTACCTGACCACCAACTTCCGCTTCGAGGAAATCGGGAAGGAGCCGGAGTTCGACTACACGCGGTCGAACAACCCGACCCGTCGCACCCTCACCGACCTGATCGCCGGGCTCGAAGGCGGAACCTCGGCGACCGCCACCTCTTCCGGGATGTCGGCGGTGACACTCGTCCTACAGCTGCTGAAGCCCGGCGATCTGGTGGTCATGGCGCACGACTGCTACGGCGGCACCCTGCGTCTCCTCACAGCGCTTGCCTCCAAGGGTCACTTCGATCTCGTCTGCGGCGATCTCACCCGGGCGGACTCGCTGGCGTCGCTGCTCGAGCGAGAGCCCCGGCTCATCTGGGCGGAGACGCCCTCCAACCCGCTCCTGCGGCTGACCGATCTGAAAGCGCTGGTGGCGGGAGCGCGTGAGATCGATGCGATCACCGTCGTCGACAACACGCTCCTCTCGCCGGCGCGTCAAAGGCCGCTCGACTTCGGCATCGACATCGCTCTGCACTCGACGACGAAGTTCATCAACGGACACAGCGACGTGATCGGCGGCGCGGTGGCGACGCGCTCGGCGGAGCTCGGCGAAGAGCTCGACTGGTGGGCGAACGCTCTCGGCATCACGCAGAGCCCTTTCGACTGCTATTTGGCCCTTAGGGGGGCCCGGACCCTCTTCGCCCGCATGAACCAGCACGAGGATAACGGACGCGCCATCGCCGGCGCCCTGCGCGGACATCCGGCGGTGACGGCCGTCCACTACCCCGGTCTCCCGGACGATCCCGGGCACGAACTCGCCCTCGAGCAGCAGTCGGGGTTCGGATCCATGGTCTCGTTCGAGCTCGCCGGCGGACGCGAGGCGCTGGACGATTTCACGGGCGGCCTGCGCCACTTCACGCTGGCGGAGTCGCTGGGCGGCGTCGAGAGCCTCATCAGCCATCCCGCGACCATGAGCCACGGTGCGGTCGAAGCTCGGGAACGCTCGGCTGCGGGCATCGAGGACGGTCTGCTCCGCATCTCGGCGGGGATCGAGGCGACCGAGGACCTGACCCGGGACATCGAGAGGGCGCTCGCTTTGGTCACCCCAGGGGTGACCGGCCCGCCGGCGGGAGCGAACTCCGATCAAGGCCGCAGCCTGACGGCTGCTGCGACATGA
- a CDS encoding aspartate kinase: protein MSAAPRAPARPLVMKFGGTSVADAERISAAARIVAERVAAESELASVVVVVSALSGVTDALERVLAEAVDGDDWIAGLDELARRHRFVADSLAPGEEARGLEASSKMVFAELRSVLHGVQLLGEATARTRDAVIGSGEQLSAPIFAAACRTLGVAAEYADAREFIVTDHRFGRAGLKRTVTHERTRRFLGDRAGVTVIPGFVAATEDGHPTTLGRGGSDFSAAIVGAALGAPEIEIWSDVDGVMSADPARVSEARSLDEVGYDEIIELAHFGARVVFEPTIHEAREAGAVVVIRNTSNPAFPGTRLLEEATTHSSEIPVCGITSLSNVALIRVGGRAIRGEGRARERLLRAIEIAGSPSPLLVQIGSGQGVSLAVQCTECSEFTDAIETEFELEIAAGRVEPPVLHEGLALLAVVGTALESRPGVSGRIFAALGAEGINVHAIAQGTSGRSVAFFVDSAAEARSLQVVHSALFQAKAASRPGPVVRKHQTEPARVYLAGVGTVGGELLRQIARLPVAEGRTPSGRPALEVAGIASSTRVLLAPEPGDSVDARLFSAGSRLAETEAAASDGAEALVRAALADPSSTRIFVDCTPNVDVAWRYRTLLDCGVAVVSANKSGFSSNGELWADIRSALDAKQPLYFETTVGAGLPVLRTVSELVATGDRVRRIEGVLSGTLSYLLGALHRGGRASEVLRRAHEQGLTEPDPRLDLSGRDVARKAVILGRIAGFDPDPHFEPDALFGSISADAGDSFWERLALVDETVAEQARTAEAEGRRLSYIAGITPDDLSVGLEEIPTDHPCALGEPGTNAVSVWSDRYDDAPLTIQGFGAGPGVTAQGVLADILRAVALSNGR from the coding sequence ATGAGCGCCGCACCGCGGGCTCCGGCCCGGCCGCTCGTGATGAAGTTCGGCGGCACATCTGTAGCCGACGCGGAACGCATCTCCGCAGCGGCGCGGATCGTGGCCGAGCGTGTGGCCGCGGAGAGCGAACTCGCTTCGGTGGTGGTCGTGGTCAGCGCCCTCTCCGGGGTGACCGACGCGCTCGAGCGCGTCCTGGCCGAAGCGGTAGACGGCGACGACTGGATCGCCGGGCTGGACGAGCTCGCGCGCAGGCACCGTTTTGTCGCCGACAGCCTAGCTCCGGGAGAGGAAGCACGAGGACTCGAGGCGAGCTCGAAGATGGTGTTCGCCGAGCTCAGGAGCGTGCTTCATGGAGTCCAGCTACTCGGCGAAGCGACCGCTCGCACCCGCGACGCGGTGATCGGATCGGGCGAGCAGCTCTCCGCGCCGATCTTCGCTGCGGCCTGTCGGACGCTCGGGGTGGCCGCCGAATACGCCGACGCCCGCGAGTTCATCGTCACCGATCACCGTTTCGGCCGAGCTGGTCTGAAGCGGACCGTTACGCATGAACGCACCCGCCGCTTCTTGGGCGACCGCGCCGGGGTGACGGTGATACCGGGCTTCGTGGCGGCCACGGAAGACGGTCATCCGACCACCCTCGGGCGCGGCGGCTCCGACTTCAGCGCAGCCATCGTCGGCGCGGCGCTCGGCGCTCCCGAAATCGAGATCTGGAGCGACGTGGACGGCGTCATGAGCGCCGATCCGGCGCGGGTGTCCGAGGCCAGATCGCTCGACGAAGTGGGATACGACGAGATCATCGAGCTCGCCCACTTCGGAGCCCGCGTGGTCTTCGAGCCCACTATCCACGAGGCCAGGGAAGCGGGCGCGGTAGTCGTCATCCGCAACACGAGCAACCCCGCGTTCCCCGGCACCCGGCTTCTGGAGGAGGCCACGACGCACTCGTCGGAAATCCCGGTATGCGGCATCACCTCCCTTTCCAACGTCGCCCTAATCCGCGTAGGCGGTCGGGCGATACGAGGCGAGGGACGAGCCAGGGAACGGCTGCTCAGGGCGATCGAGATCGCCGGTTCGCCGTCTCCGCTCCTCGTCCAGATAGGTAGCGGGCAGGGAGTGTCGCTGGCCGTGCAGTGTACCGAATGCTCCGAGTTCACCGACGCCATCGAGACCGAATTCGAGCTCGAGATCGCCGCCGGGCGCGTGGAACCGCCCGTGCTCCACGAAGGACTCGCCCTGCTGGCCGTGGTGGGAACGGCTCTCGAGTCCCGGCCCGGCGTGAGCGGACGGATATTCGCGGCGCTGGGCGCGGAGGGGATCAACGTCCATGCCATCGCGCAGGGCACGTCCGGTCGCAGCGTGGCCTTTTTCGTAGACTCCGCTGCGGAAGCCAGGAGCCTGCAGGTGGTCCACTCGGCGCTCTTCCAGGCGAAGGCCGCCTCCCGCCCGGGACCCGTGGTTCGCAAGCACCAGACCGAGCCGGCACGCGTCTACCTGGCAGGCGTGGGTACCGTGGGCGGCGAGCTGCTGAGACAGATCGCTCGGCTGCCGGTCGCGGAAGGCCGGACGCCATCGGGAAGACCGGCGCTGGAAGTGGCCGGGATCGCGAGTTCGACCCGCGTGTTGCTCGCCCCCGAGCCCGGCGACAGTGTCGATGCCCGTTTGTTCTCCGCCGGATCCCGACTAGCCGAGACGGAAGCCGCGGCCTCCGACGGCGCGGAGGCGCTGGTACGTGCCGCTCTGGCCGACCCGTCGTCCACCAGGATATTCGTGGACTGCACGCCGAACGTCGATGTCGCCTGGCGCTACCGAACCCTGCTCGACTGCGGCGTCGCGGTCGTGTCGGCCAACAAGTCCGGCTTCTCCTCCAACGGGGAGCTCTGGGCCGACATCAGATCCGCCCTCGACGCGAAGCAGCCGCTCTATTTCGAGACCACCGTAGGCGCGGGTCTACCGGTCCTCAGAACCGTCTCAGAACTCGTGGCTACGGGAGACCGCGTGCGTCGGATCGAGGGCGTGCTCTCGGGTACGTTGAGCTACCTGCTCGGAGCGCTGCACCGCGGCGGACGCGCCAGCGAGGTGCTCCGTCGTGCACACGAACAGGGACTGACCGAACCTGACCCGCGCCTCGATCTCAGCGGTCGGGACGTGGCTCGCAAGGCAGTGATTCTGGGCAGGATAGCGGGCTTCGACCCCGATCCCCACTTCGAACCCGACGCCCTCTTCGGCTCCATCTCGGCCGACGCCGGTGACTCTTTCTGGGAGCGTCTGGCCCTTGTCGACGAAACCGTCGCGGAGCAGGCGCGAACCGCCGAGGCCGAAGGGCGACGGCTGAGCTACATCGCCGGAATCACGCCCGACGATCTCTCCGTCGGCCTGGAGGAGATCCCGACCGACCATCCCTGCGCCCTGGGCGAACCGGGCACCAACGCGGTCTCGGTCTGGAGCGACCGCTACGACGACGCACCGCTCACCATTCAGGGCTTCGGAGCCGGCCCCGGAGTCACCGCCCAAGGAGTCCTTGCCGACATCCTGCGCGCCGTCGCCTTGTCCAATGGCCGCTAG
- a CDS encoding aminotransferase class V-fold PLP-dependent enzyme — protein MDDPRTGSQLPDVLTDDPEATVTATDRIDPARLAQLRREFPILRRAAYLNSCSLGALSDRAKARLDGFLDDWHELGASAWHRRWLARVEELRGRVAAFWGSNADEVALLPTASTAISAVAHAAKRLRAPAPGAGCGQERNRVVCTDLDFPTLAYQWAVQDDVELVVLESEDGIGIDPQQFADAVDDRTFLLATSHVFFTTGFAQDLPTLSEIAHDAGALCLIDGYQGAGQLPLSVGDTGVDAYVAGPLKWLCGGAGLAYLYVREELIASLEPVLTSWFATENQFSFDIGRFRLRQDARRFELGTPALPTVHTALGGQSLIDDVGIERIAGRNATLSRRFVEGARTSGLDVRYPDPEHRSAILTVRHPDPAGAVKRLAERDIVVDHRPGLVRVSPHFYNTETEIDLCVEALSEFKGCG, from the coding sequence GTGGACGACCCTCGCACGGGGTCCCAACTGCCGGACGTACTCACCGACGATCCCGAGGCGACCGTGACCGCGACAGACCGCATCGACCCCGCGAGGCTGGCCCAACTCCGTCGGGAATTTCCGATCTTGCGGCGGGCCGCCTACCTCAACTCCTGCTCTCTCGGCGCACTGTCGGACCGGGCTAAGGCTCGGCTCGACGGCTTCCTCGACGACTGGCACGAACTCGGCGCCTCGGCGTGGCACCGGCGCTGGCTCGCCCGCGTGGAGGAGCTGCGCGGGCGGGTCGCCGCCTTCTGGGGGTCGAACGCGGACGAGGTCGCGTTGCTTCCGACCGCCTCGACCGCCATCTCCGCGGTCGCGCACGCCGCTAAGAGACTGCGCGCTCCCGCCCCGGGCGCCGGATGCGGACAGGAGCGCAACCGGGTCGTATGCACCGATCTCGATTTTCCCACCCTGGCCTACCAGTGGGCGGTTCAGGACGACGTGGAGCTCGTCGTTCTGGAGAGCGAGGACGGAATCGGCATCGATCCTCAGCAGTTCGCCGACGCCGTGGACGACCGCACCTTCCTTCTGGCCACGAGCCACGTCTTCTTCACCACCGGCTTCGCCCAGGACCTGCCGACTCTGAGCGAGATCGCGCACGACGCCGGGGCGCTCTGCCTGATCGACGGCTACCAGGGCGCAGGGCAGCTCCCGCTCTCGGTCGGGGACACCGGTGTCGACGCCTACGTGGCCGGGCCTTTAAAGTGGCTGTGCGGAGGTGCCGGGCTCGCCTATCTCTACGTTCGCGAGGAGCTGATCGCTTCCCTTGAACCGGTCCTCACCTCCTGGTTCGCCACCGAGAATCAGTTCTCGTTCGACATCGGCCGCTTCCGGCTTCGCCAAGACGCCCGCCGCTTCGAGCTCGGAACCCCGGCCCTGCCGACGGTTCACACCGCATTGGGCGGCCAGAGTCTGATCGACGACGTGGGGATCGAGCGGATCGCGGGACGAAACGCAACTCTCTCGCGGCGGTTCGTGGAGGGCGCGCGCACCTCCGGACTCGACGTGCGCTACCCGGATCCCGAACACCGAAGCGCCATACTCACCGTGCGTCACCCGGACCCGGCGGGCGCGGTGAAGCGGCTGGCCGAGCGGGACATAGTGGTCGACCACCGACCGGGGCTGGTGCGGGTCAGCCCGCACTTCTACAACACCGAAACCGAGATCGACCTCTGCGTGGAGGCGCTGAGCGAGTTCAAGGGCTGCGGGTGA